Part of the Danio rerio strain Tuebingen ecotype United States chromosome 12, GRCz12tu, whole genome shotgun sequence genome, tcATCATCCCCATGACACTGGggtacgttggggtacaacgtcaatatgatgtcatgTGGACATCCTGTGTCTGCTGGGGGGTGGAGGGTGGGGGATATGCTTGTTTTTTTTGCTAGTTGTGCTGGTTCCTTCTAGTTATAAGTTGGTTTATGCTGGTTCTTTGCTGTTTATGTGCTGGTTCTTATTGGTCATAAGCTGGTTTATGCTGGTGATGTGCTGGTTTTGCTGTTTCCTTGCTGTTCATGTGTTGGTTCTAAGCTGGTTCTGACCAGCAAAGAACCAGCCTAAACCAGCAGCCATGTGTCAAAACTTACCTTAGAATTAGTTTTTTAGGTTTTTGATGTCAAATCTGCTGtcatttataaaaaatgtgaacTTTAGAATGTCAAATTGTGCcatatttttaaaccatttatgACAAGTCCTTTTGTGTTCACATTTTGTTGTTCAATGGTATGCATTTACAAATTCCTGAAATTGTCCTCTCATTGCATCTGCTTTTCTGTATAGAGGTCACAGTGCTGCATGGTGCCATGAGGTGAGAATAGGCCTCAAGATTCTCTTTACCGTGAAACCAGGGTGCGATGGTGTTGCTGCTTCGTTCATAACCTGCTCGTTTCGGCCTCTGCTCCTCCTTAAACCAGCGGATGATGGATTCACGCGAGTTCGGTCTGGTCGGACGAATCCAGACAGGACTGAAAAGCAATGAAGACAATCAAATGCCTGTTTGTTTCGCTTTATTGTGGCATTACAGGCCAGAGTATGTGAGAGGTATTGTCCAGAACATTTATTATTGATCTCAGCATTGATTTTACCATTCTGTGAGCGACTGTGTGACTGGACTGCTGTAGCGATGGTGTTGTCTGTGCCTGTAATGGCCTGAGGTGAGTTGTCCAGCACTGGTTGCATGCGAATGGCTGGCCTCAGCTGAAGGAGATGAATGTTCAGCGGCTGTGCCGTGTCGTCGGTTGTGACCCGATCCATTCAGGTGTGTCTTATGGAACAGACCACTGAGTCCAGCCACCAGACCCTTCTCAGCGGCCCGCAGAGACTGCCGCTTGTATTCATCTCTAGCCCTTCGTGCCTTGCATTTCATCTCCTCATCTGCCGCCTTGGAGCGCCGCACTGTGGGAAGCAGGGAGGAATTTGAATAGAAATAAGCTACTTTATATTAGAGCAGGCGGACTACCCATTTTCTTTCCAATTCCGTTTGTTCTCTCACATTGTTCCTGCCATTCTTTGTCATCTCTTTCGTTCCTCTTTTCCTCCTGCTTCAGAGAGATGTACAGCTCCTTTGCTCTCTTTTCCTCGGTTTGCCGGATTTCTTCCTCGCCTCTCTGTCTCTCTTCCTCCTCACATTTCTGTGACAAAAAAGGGAGAAGGAATCAGCCCTAGCTAACACAAAGGCACAAAAGTTTCGCCCCAGCGTGCTTTAGTTTTCTCATTTTCGGTGTCATTAAGCTGGGAATATAAATGATTAATTCGCGGGACAATGTCATTAACCCAAACATCAGCGCCTTCAACTCCATTATAGATCAGGCGTACAAATGCTGGCCTTGTGTTCCGGAGATCACTATCTACATTCTGAGAGGTTGCCAacttttaaataattcattttcagAACATGGAACACATAGTAATTAGGTCTAATTAACCCCAATCTCTATTATGAGACCCTAATTAAGAGGCCGGTTGAAGAATAAAAGTAAACACCCTTAACTATTAGATCTTTTGTCACAACTTTGGTTCACAAATGTCATGCTGTTTTTAAGGGGTATACATGTATTATAACGGTAGTTAGATGAGACATGACCCATGAAAAGACAAATTAGCAATTCATGATTTATGTATGCGTAAGACATGTTCGTCTACCACTTTGTCTGTGTCGAAATCCAATAATATGGATacatctacactcaccggccactttattaggtacaccagtctaTTTGTTCGTTAatgaaaatttctaatcagccaatcacatgacaccaactcaatacatttaggcatgtagacatggtcaaacaatctgctgcagttcaaaccaagcatcagaatggggaagaaaggtgattctGATACAGTGGCTTAgaaggtggcatggttgttggcgccagacaggctggtctgagtatttcagaaactgctgatctactgggagtttggcgcacaactatctctagggtttacagagaatggtctgatagAGAGTAAATatccagtaagtggcagttctgtagctacaaatgccttgttgatgccagaacccagaggagaatggccagactggttcgagctgattgaaaggcaacagtaactcaaataagcactcgtcacAACCAAGATATgcagaacagcatctctgaatgcacaacacatccaacctacattagcagaagaccacaccgggtgccacttctgtcagccaagaacaagaaactgaggctacaattcacacactGGAAAATGTTGCGTGGtgtgatgagtctcaatttctgctgcgacattcagatggtagggtcacaatttgcatcaacaacatgaaagcatggatccatcctgccttatatcaatggttcaggctggtggtggtggtttaatggtgtaggaatattttcttggcacactttgggcccattagtaccaattgagcgttgtgtcaatgccacagcctacctgagtattgttgctgactatgtccatccctttatgaccacagtgtagccaTTTTCTGCTGGCTAGTTcaagcaggataatgcaccatgtcataaagcgcaaatcatctcagactggtttcttgaacatgacaataagttcactgtactcaaatggcctccacagtcaccgcatctcaatccaatagagtacctttggatgtggtggaatgggagattcgcatcatggatgtgcagctgacaaatctgcagcaactgtatgatactatcatgccaatatagactaaagtctctgaggaatatttccagtaccttgataGTTCTTccaaaaaatttaattctgtCATGAATTGCTCACCCTTCACTAGTTCAAATCCTATtcgagtttatttcttctgttgaacacaaaagaagatatgttaAAAAATGTTGGTTGCTGAGACCTTTAATTTCCACACTATTCTTTGCCTACTATAGGAGTTGATGGCTTCCAACAACCAGCATtattcaaaatttcttcttttgtgttaaacagaagaaagaaacctataaatgtttaaaaccacacagTGTAGAGTAAATGATGAGCCTATTTTTGCGTAAACTATCATTTTAATACAAATAGCCTAATCTAATTGTCCAGTGAAAgcttttttacctttatttttctGAGAATATGTTGTTACTTACCAGGTCCATTCCTTTATGAACACACTCTTATAATGGATATTATTAGCCATGTCACTAAGCTTAAATCATTCCAGTCTGGTACTTGTACATGACAGTGAAATCACTAGACTCAAATGGACCAAAtagtcaccaggtctcaatccaatagagcacccttGAAATTTAGAGGAATAGGAGATTCACATTCTCATTGCAAATGTTGCGTAATGCTTTCATGTCTGTATGGAGCAAACTTCTCTAAAGAATAAGTTCTGAAGGGAAAAAGAGTTAAATTTAATACTATAAATTTTCCTATTTTACTATAAATTTCTGTATTCTATATATTTCTCCATTTTAAAATGGATTGTGATTGAATAAATGGGGGAGATATTTGAGAGAAAATGTATTACTTTCTTTTAGCACAGTTATACATTTATCACAActaacagtaattttattttttaatgaaattaaggTTTACAGTTTGGTCCATaacatttattattgatttttatcATAGATTATTCCATTTTGTGAGCGACTGTGTGACTGGACTGCTGTAGCAATGGTGTTGTCTGTGCCTGTGCCTATAATGGCCTGAGGTGAGTTGGCCAGCACTGGTTGCATGTGAATGGCCTCATCTGGAGGAGTCGAATGTTCAGTGACTGTACCGTGTCATTGGTTGTGACCCGATCCAATCATAAATGTTTCTTTTGGAACAGGaggttgtttgttgttgtttattttaaactgGCCAGTATGGCAAATGTTTTATACTGGCTGAAAGCAGCCTAGATTAATCGAACACTgcacttttttttggaaataggctcgtTTTACAATTCTTCTAGaggtgagttttaccatttttaaatccaattAGTCGATCTCCATGTCTGGGCGAgaacatttttagcttagcttagcataaatcatttaactggattagactattagcatttttaataagttttaatacatttttttttaaagcttgaatGTTCTGTAGTTACATCTAGGGCTAACAAAATATTGTTTGAGctttgatattgcaatgtgtgtatctgcaatagttacATCGCAGGATTATTTAGtaagattaaaagataaatatattattaaatatcattatttttaaattacttatACAAGGAGGACCATGGTATTTGAAACTTTTACATTCAATTTCTGTTCTTGAGTACTGTTTGATCCCTCGGAAAACCGTAAagcagttttatatttatttatttttgcttgcaatttgttatattttatgcaaacaGAGCTATCATTAGGTAAAATTTTAcccatatcgcaatatataaaaTGGCAAACCAACAGGAAAAGTTTATATTTTCTAGGTTGATTTAAAAACTATACTTATATTTTGACATTAATCAAGAAACAATGATAAGAGCAATGAAATACAGATCTATTAACTAGTCAGCTAACTGGGGGGACTATATTCAGGTGCTGTTTAATATCAGCCAAGGTACGGCAGCCAAATCTCTTGATCATTACGCTAGTaatgagagtatagtttctaGCCATATTGACCTAGGAAATAGCaactcttcattttctttttcaattgtCTCTGGGTTTAGAAtacaatagccgcgtttccactgtcacgtCTAAAGTGAGCGTGCCAGTGTGAGCCATGGCCAGTTGCTTTTCCATAGTCACTTCGGGGGCCTGATTGGGCCAAAGTGGGACTTTCTCTGAGCCTTTTTTGGCCCGCCGAATACTTTAGGCCAAAGAAGGTCAGCTGGGGGTTCGGGGCGGTGTAAAGGCAGAGTTAGCCCGAGTCTGGTAAAGAGGGCATGACACCATTATATATTCTGATCCCACACATGTATAGACctataatgtaatgctgtacattcattcattcattttcttttcggcttagtccctttattaatctggggtctctacagtgcaatgaaccaccaacttttccagcatatgttttacgcagcatttgcccttccagttgcaacccatctctgggaaacatctatacacactcatacactacagacaatttagcctacccaattcacctgtatcgcaggtttttggactgtggggaaactggagcacccagaggaaacccatgcgaacgtgtggagaacatgcaaacgccaatcagaaacgccaactgacccagtcgaggctcgaaccaacgaccttcttgcttgaACCTACTGCGCCTCCACGTTGCCACGTCGTTTGGTTGTCTCAATTTTAATCGTTTCGTGATGATGCTATGGTGTGCTTTTTCTGCCTGATTCTCACTGAACTGGGCGTGTTGAGTGATGTTTAATTTGGGGTATGTTCTGGGGCGATGTTTGTGTGCTGAGTTGCAAGTTATTGTCCCGACAGTCAAATTTTTTTcattgcagctgaaaaggcatccattgtgtaaaacatatgctggataagttattggttcattcctctgtggcgaccccagcttaataaagggactaaaccgaagggaaaatgaatgaatggcactACAGAAGagtaaactcttttttttttttttttgagcaaaatgtaaataatctaatctaattaaaacattaatgctaagctaaactaaaagtgctccTCCCAGACCCGGAGATCTGCTGAATGGTTTCAAGCTAAAACTCAAtagtttaactctaggggacttgtaaaattACACATATTTCTCAAAAGCACTTTAATGTGCCTGAAAAAAGCTAAACTTTTTAATGAGGACTAAATTGCTTCGTTCACCTTTAGAAATCTTCTTGGCTTTAAAATCTGAAAAGACACAAGGCACGACATTTCATTTGATGTTGTGTTTAGAACTGTGCCATCTTTTCATAAAAtattctgtgtttttttgtcacaTAGTCAAAGAAACGCACTCCAGCCAAACCCACCTTCAGTTCCTCTCTAATGCGATCTTCCTCTTCTTCCTGCTTGGCTGCCTTTCTGTCATCCGTCTCCTCCTTCCATTTTTCTGCCGCAAAGCGAGCCTTTTCCTTCGCCATGGCATCTCGAAACTTCTTTTCAATCTCTGCCTCCTTCACACGCCTCAGGAAATTCAGCAGGGGTTGAGTGATGCACTTTCTATGCCCCTGTACCCTTGTCATTATTACCCCCACCCTCATCTTTCTCAATTTTTAACTGAGTCACATCTGCCAATCCTCACCCACCCCTAATGTCTCGTTGCTCCCATTCCTTGACCCTGTCCTATAGTTCTCTCACCTGAGTTCCTGCGCCTCTCGCTGGGCCTGTTTCCTGGCTCTCTCCTCCATCAGCTCTTCCACAATGTCTTCAAAGGGCTTGTCCCCCAGGGCATCCCCCATTACCCAAACCCACACCTCTCCATCTGAGCCCAGAAGCCACTGAATGCCTCTGCGGTTGCCTGGAAAGAGACACCACATGGCAAACAGCGAAATGATAGCATGGGCAACATCTTTCCTCCACTTTCCAGAGCCATCAGACCGTATTCAGATAAGATAAAgacaaaataacacacacaccgCAACAAAGCTGGAAGAGATTATCCTACTGGGATTCTTTATGCACTGAAGGGAACATGACAACTGGAAAAGATAATGTAAGAACTTCTAAAAACAAAGGATCTTTACCTGTCAATGCATAGACACATAAGTGACGCCCCTTTGATGCAATGGGACTGCATTTGCGACATCCTGCTCATTTGCACCATTACCTTAACTTTGGCTGTCATATatattgaatttaataaaataccttttcatttttgtttctcCTAAAAAGCGTTTTATGATAATTCCACTTTCAGCATCACAATCAGTCCATACAGGTTTAAGGTCTGCATCTATCAGATTCTCAGAACAAAGATAGCTTTAAACAAAGCGTACTTTGaaactatcattcattcatttattcattcattttcgttcggcttagtccctttattcatcaggggttgccacaacggaatgaaccgccaacctatccagcatatgttgagtgtattaaagatgtcAAAGACTgaatgaccaacaattttcttctcttaaattcAGACAAAActgaattattacttattgggcctacaTCCTGTACACAGCAAATCTCACAACTTGACCTGCAATTGGAGGAATACAAAGTCAGCGTTAGCCCTACTATAAAAGATCtaggtgtcatattagacagcaacttaacttttgaaaatcacatcTCCCATGTTACAAAAACCACCTTCTtacatctgagaaatatcgctaagttacgaagaatgctatccatctcagatgcagaaaagcttgtccatgcttttatgatttctaggctggattactgtaatgctctgttcgctGATTGCCCAGCgtcctctattaataaacttcagctagtacaaaatgcagcttaCCAGGTCTACAAAATATgaccatatcaccccaatttcatcttccttacactggctgctTGTTAAGTTCTGTGTTTAAAAATATTGCtccttacctataaagctttaagtaatctagctcctgtttatctaaccaaccttctgtctcactacaatccgACCCGCTTTTtaggatctcaaaactcagggcttctggtagtacctagaatagcaaagtcgagtaaaggaggtcatgccctctcatttatggctcccaaactctggaataaccttcctgataatgtcagaggctcagacacactctctcaattCAAAACAGGATTAAAGACctgtctgtttagtaaagcatacactcaatgcatcacatattatgcatgaatgtgctccacgcaggtgaGCTGGCTTGACAACCACCTGCAGAACACACTCCTCTATGTAACGCATAGTATGAGAGTTAGAAACTCTCATACTATGCgttacatgtttgtttctatgtttgtttatataattattatttttatttataacactcCATTTTTGCATCTCGTTTAAAAACACGATGAACAgaagctacgctaattattttctttattctctatttccacctggggatactcattacGAGGTCCCtagagactatgcagcgccattgatgcgatccaagacctgtgaagagatgatcacAAGAAATCCATAATCCTAGACCAGGCTATATCCTGAGTTGATGCTGTGGTGGTAATGGAGGAATAGAGTGCATGAGAATGATTCCTGAAAGGCCACCGTAATAgacgagtctccgcattgatcctgtgggccagcctgacctcCCGCCGGTGccttactcacacctgcagcttctacAGAATAGTCGTCcagcttctccagcctccggtgctAG contains:
- the sh2d4bb gene encoding SH2 domain-containing protein 4B isoform X1, with product MMQQILQEMYIEPDLLAELSEEQKQILFYKIRQEQVRRWNERERRDQSSAGKKKSNRRGIQWLLGSDGEVWVWVMGDALGDKPFEDIVEELMEERARKQAQREAQELRRVKEAEIEKKFRDAMAKEKARFAAEKWKEETDDRKAAKQEEEEDRIREELKKCEEEERQRGEEEIRQTEEKRAKELYISLKQEEKRNERDDKEWQEQLRRSKAADEEMKCKARRARDEYKRQSLRAAEKGLVAGLSGLFHKTHLNGSGHNRRHGTAAEHSSPSAEASHSHATSAGQLTSGHYRHRQHHRYSSPVTQSLTECPVWIRPTRPNSRESIIRWFKEEQRPKRAGYERSSNTIAPWFHGIISRQESEALLTNAVEGSFLVRVSERIWGYTLSYRNPSGFKHFLIDASGDHYNFLGVDQNRHATLADLINFHKEEVITTSGGELLQDPCRPRSSAADHGGLFL
- the sh2d4bb gene encoding SH2 domain-containing protein 4B isoform X2; the protein is MKCKARRARDEYKRQSLRAAEKGLVAGLSGLFHKTHLNGSGHNRRHGTAAEHSSPSAEASHSHATSAGQLTSGHYRHRQHHRYSSPVTQSLTECPVWIRPTRPNSRESIIRWFKEEQRPKRAGYERSSNTIAPWFHGIISRQESEALLTNAVEGSFLVRVSERIWGYTLSYRNPSGFKHFLIDASGDHYNFLGVDQNRHATLADLINFHKEEVITTSGGELLQDPCRPRSSAADHGGLFL